One genomic window of Roseobacter ponti includes the following:
- a CDS encoding efflux RND transporter periplasmic adaptor subunit has product MIGLFLASVTLGLLVWAAQMIVGALEVRFADAPDAPPARERVFAVSLVQAESETITPVLRAFGEISARRTLELRAATGGRIIELSDSFEDGGTVQAGDVLLRIDPADAEAEVARLSADLADAQAETREAARSLTLAQDDERAAEEQAGLRERAFARQTDLAQRGVGSAAATETAELAAAAARAVVISRRQSVTQAEARVDLSATRLSRAQIALEDARRELADTTVTAPFAGTLSETAVVAGGLVSEGERLADLVDPDDLEVAFRISTAQYARLLGPSGDLFRAPVTVSLDVTGVDLTATGRISRVSAGPGEGQTGRLLFARLGRAPGFRPGDFATVEIAEQPLEDVIRLPATALDSAGELLVVSEDNRLAAFPVEVLRRQDDDVLVRAPGLVGQNVVRGRTPLLGPGVSVRTHQPLAGRDDQAALTPSATGGAPG; this is encoded by the coding sequence ATGATCGGCCTTTTCCTTGCGTCAGTGACGCTGGGACTGCTGGTCTGGGCTGCACAGATGATCGTGGGGGCTCTGGAAGTGCGGTTCGCGGATGCGCCTGACGCACCTCCTGCACGCGAGCGTGTCTTTGCGGTGAGCCTAGTACAGGCCGAGAGTGAGACGATCACACCCGTCCTGCGGGCATTTGGCGAAATTTCCGCGCGCCGTACGCTGGAACTGCGCGCGGCGACCGGTGGACGGATCATTGAGCTTTCCGACAGCTTTGAGGATGGTGGCACCGTGCAGGCCGGTGACGTGCTGCTGCGCATTGATCCTGCCGACGCTGAGGCTGAGGTCGCGCGCCTGAGTGCTGATCTGGCCGATGCGCAGGCGGAAACCCGTGAGGCCGCCCGAAGCCTGACCCTGGCACAGGATGATGAACGTGCCGCCGAAGAGCAGGCAGGCCTGCGCGAAAGGGCCTTTGCCCGCCAGACTGATCTTGCCCAGCGTGGCGTCGGCAGTGCCGCGGCCACCGAAACCGCAGAACTTGCAGCCGCCGCGGCCCGCGCCGTTGTAATCTCGCGCCGCCAGTCTGTGACGCAGGCCGAGGCGCGTGTGGATCTTTCGGCCACGCGGCTGTCGCGGGCACAGATCGCGCTGGAAGACGCCCGCCGGGAGCTTGCCGACACGACCGTAACCGCTCCTTTTGCCGGCACGCTGAGTGAAACGGCTGTGGTCGCAGGGGGCCTGGTGAGTGAGGGTGAGCGCCTTGCCGATCTCGTGGATCCGGACGATCTGGAGGTGGCTTTTCGTATCTCCACGGCGCAGTACGCCCGGCTGCTGGGACCATCAGGGGATCTTTTCCGGGCACCCGTTACCGTTTCGCTGGACGTCACCGGCGTCGATCTGACGGCAACGGGGCGCATATCGCGGGTCAGTGCCGGGCCGGGCGAGGGACAGACAGGGCGTCTGCTCTTTGCGCGGCTGGGGCGTGCGCCGGGATTTCGTCCTGGCGATTTCGCAACCGTCGAAATAGCCGAACAACCACTTGAGGATGTCATCCGCCTGCCGGCCACGGCGCTCGACAGTGCCGGAGAACTGCTGGTTGTCTCAGAAGATAACCGGCTTGCCGCTTTCCCGGTCGAAGTCCTGCGCCGCCAGGACGATGATGTGCTGGTGCGCGCGCCGGGGCTGGTCGGACAGAATGTTGTGAGAGGGCGCACACCGCTCCTTGGTCCGGGCGTTTCTGTGCGCACCCATCAGCCCCTCGCCGGGCGCGATGATCAGGCAGCACTCACGCCGTCTGCGACCGGCGGTGCGCCCGGATGA
- the moaB gene encoding molybdenum cofactor biosynthesis protein B, which produces MSRIDETMEFIPVRIAVLTVSDTRVAEDDKSGEVLVSRLLAAGHELADRRILPDERAEIAEQLRAWCEDGAIDVVITTGGTGLTGRDVTVEAHRDVYEKEIDAFGTVFTMVSMNKIGTSAVQSRATGGVANGTYLFALPGSPGACRDAWDEILARQLDFRHRPCNFVEIMPRLDEHKRRK; this is translated from the coding sequence ATGAGCCGTATTGATGAAACGATGGAGTTCATCCCGGTCCGTATTGCGGTGCTGACGGTGTCGGACACGCGCGTTGCCGAAGATGATAAATCAGGCGAGGTCCTCGTGTCGCGGCTTCTCGCCGCAGGCCATGAGCTTGCCGACCGCCGCATTCTGCCGGACGAACGCGCAGAGATTGCAGAGCAGCTGCGCGCCTGGTGCGAAGACGGTGCCATCGACGTGGTGATCACCACCGGCGGCACCGGGCTGACCGGCCGGGATGTAACGGTCGAGGCGCACCGCGACGTCTATGAAAAGGAAATCGATGCCTTTGGCACGGTTTTCACCATGGTTTCGATGAATAAGATAGGCACCAGCGCCGTGCAGAGCCGGGCGACCGGCGGCGTGGCCAACGGGACGTATCTCTTTGCGCTGCCCGGCAGCCCGGGGGCCTGCCGGGATGCCTGGGATGAAATTCTGGCCAGACAACTCGATTTCCGCCACCGGCCCTGCAATTTTGTGGAAATTATGCCGCGTCTCGACGAACATAAGCGACGGAAATAG
- a CDS encoding uracil-DNA glycosylase, which translates to MESAEFHYARALLEWQVELGATEAIGDMPVNCYELPDTMPGTAPKQAAPAAPGTRAGAAAGSPAAVAADPVAEAERAAMAATDLDGLRAALAGFEHCALKKGARNLVFSDGRPGAAVMIIGEAPGRDEDREGRPFVGAAGQLLDRMFAAIGLGRGPDDTPVYITNVLPWRPPQNRDPSPEEIAMMRPFLLRHIELSRPQVLVIMGNISAQALLGRRGITRLRGSWTEACGLPAMPMCHPAYLLRTPEAKRDAWADLLEIRARLTIA; encoded by the coding sequence ATGGAATCAGCGGAATTTCACTATGCGCGGGCGCTGCTGGAGTGGCAGGTCGAACTCGGGGCGACCGAGGCCATCGGCGACATGCCGGTCAACTGCTACGAGCTGCCTGATACGATGCCGGGAACGGCACCGAAGCAGGCAGCACCTGCAGCCCCGGGGACCAGGGCAGGCGCTGCTGCAGGGTCGCCGGCAGCGGTGGCCGCGGACCCGGTTGCCGAAGCGGAAAGGGCCGCGATGGCGGCCACCGATCTCGACGGTCTGCGCGCGGCACTGGCGGGCTTTGAGCACTGTGCTTTGAAAAAGGGAGCGCGCAACCTCGTGTTCAGCGATGGCAGGCCCGGAGCCGCTGTGATGATCATCGGCGAGGCACCGGGGCGCGATGAAGACCGCGAGGGCCGCCCCTTTGTCGGGGCCGCAGGACAGCTGCTTGACCGGATGTTCGCCGCAATCGGTCTGGGCCGGGGCCCTGATGACACACCCGTCTATATCACCAACGTGCTGCCCTGGCGGCCCCCGCAGAACCGTGACCCTTCACCTGAGGAAATTGCAATGATGCGGCCGTTTTTGTTGCGGCACATTGAACTTTCGCGTCCTCAGGTGCTTGTAATCATGGGGAATATCTCTGCACAGGCGCTTCTGGGCAGGCGCGGCATTACCCGCCTGCGCGGGTCCTGGACCGAGGCCTGCGGGCTGCCTGCGATGCCCATGTGCCACCCTGCCTATCTGCTGCGCACACCGGAGGCCAAGCGGGACGCCTGGGCCGACCTGCTGGAAATCCGCGCGCGGCTGACAATTGCCTGA
- a CDS encoding aspartate carbamoyltransferase catalytic subunit — translation MTFPHRHLLGIEALRPDEITVLLDLADSYAALNRQPDKHADALAGLTQINMFFENSTRTQASFEIAGKRLGADVMNMAMQASSVKKGETLIDTALTLNAMHPDLLVVRHPHSGAVDLLAQKVNCAVLNAGDGRHEHPTQALLDALTIRRARGRLHRLSVAICGDIAHSRVARSNIMLLGKMENRIRLIGPPTLMPAGISEFGVEVFEDMKEGLKDVDVVMMLRLQKERMDGGFIPSEREYYHRYGLDEEKLAFAKPDAIVMHPGPMNRGVEIDGTLADDINRSVIQDQVEMGVAVRMAAMDLLARNLRLTRTEAV, via the coding sequence ATGACGTTTCCGCACCGCCATCTGCTTGGGATCGAGGCTCTGCGCCCTGATGAGATCACGGTCCTTCTTGATCTGGCCGACAGCTATGCGGCGCTGAACCGGCAGCCGGATAAACACGCCGATGCGCTGGCCGGTCTGACGCAGATCAATATGTTTTTCGAGAACTCCACACGCACCCAGGCGAGCTTTGAGATCGCCGGCAAACGGCTGGGCGCGGATGTGATGAACATGGCGATGCAGGCCAGTTCGGTGAAAAAGGGCGAAACGCTGATTGACACGGCGCTGACGCTCAATGCGATGCATCCCGATCTGCTGGTGGTGCGGCATCCGCATTCGGGGGCGGTCGATCTGCTGGCGCAGAAGGTCAACTGTGCGGTGCTGAACGCCGGCGACGGGCGGCACGAGCATCCCACCCAGGCGCTGCTTGATGCCCTGACGATCCGGCGCGCCAGGGGACGGCTGCACCGCTTGTCGGTCGCGATCTGCGGCGATATTGCGCACAGCCGGGTAGCGCGCTCGAACATCATGCTGCTGGGCAAGATGGAAAACCGTATCCGCCTCATCGGACCACCAACCCTGATGCCTGCGGGCATCTCGGAGTTTGGCGTGGAAGTGTTTGAGGATATGAAAGAGGGTCTGAAAGACGTTGATGTCGTCATGATGCTCAGACTGCAGAAAGAGCGCATGGACGGCGGCTTTATTCCGTCCGAGCGGGAGTATTATCACCGCTATGGTCTCGACGAAGAGAAACTGGCCTTTGCAAAGCCCGATGCCATTGTCATGCACCCGGGGCCGATGAACCGTGGTGTTGAGATCGACGGCACGCTGGCGGATGACATCAACCGCTCGGTCATCCAGGATCAGGTGGAAATGGGCGTCGCGGTCCGGATGGCGGCGATGGATCTGCTGGCGCGCAATCTGCGCCTGACACGGACGGAGGCTGTATGA
- the pyrC gene encoding dihydroorotase, with protein MSRFAFLNARLVDPEKAQVTTGGMLVEDGRITALMPAEAPAPGDAEVIDCGLKYLAPGIVDIGVKVCEPGERHKESYRSAGLAAAAGGVTTMITRPDTTPAIDSPETLEFVTRRANEASPVRVLPMAALTKGRDGREMTEIGFLMDAGAVAFSDCDRVVSDTRVFSRALTYARSLDALVIAHPQDPGLSRGAAATSGKFASLRGLPAVSVMAERMGLDRDIALVEMTGARYHADQITCARALPPLERARSNGLDISAGTSIHHLTLNALDVADYRTFFKLKPPLRDEQDRLAIAEAVSSGLIDVISSMHTPQDEESKRLPFEEAASGAVALETLLPAAMRLYHAGLIDLPVLWRAMSLNPARRMGLESGRLARGAPADLVLFDPDAPFLMDRATLRSKSRNTPFDGARMQGRVLGTWVAGARVFERDR; from the coding sequence ATGAGCCGGTTTGCGTTTCTGAACGCGCGTCTTGTCGATCCGGAAAAGGCGCAGGTCACCACGGGCGGCATGCTCGTCGAGGATGGCCGGATCACGGCTCTGATGCCCGCTGAGGCGCCCGCCCCCGGGGATGCAGAGGTGATCGACTGCGGCCTGAAATATCTCGCGCCCGGGATTGTGGACATCGGGGTGAAGGTCTGTGAACCCGGCGAACGGCACAAAGAAAGCTACCGGTCCGCCGGGCTCGCCGCAGCGGCGGGTGGTGTGACCACGATGATCACCCGGCCCGATACGACACCCGCGATCGACAGCCCCGAGACGCTGGAATTTGTGACCCGCCGCGCCAATGAGGCCTCGCCGGTGCGGGTGCTGCCCATGGCCGCGCTGACCAAGGGGCGCGACGGGCGGGAAATGACGGAAATCGGGTTTCTGATGGACGCCGGCGCGGTGGCCTTTTCCGATTGCGACCGGGTGGTGAGCGACACACGCGTCTTTTCCCGTGCGCTGACCTATGCGCGCAGCTTAGATGCGCTGGTCATTGCCCATCCGCAGGATCCGGGGCTCAGCCGCGGGGCGGCGGCGACATCCGGAAAATTCGCCTCGCTGCGCGGATTGCCGGCGGTCTCGGTGATGGCCGAGCGCATGGGGCTGGACCGCGATATCGCACTCGTGGAGATGACCGGCGCGCGGTATCATGCGGATCAGATCACCTGTGCCCGAGCGCTGCCGCCGCTGGAACGGGCGCGCAGTAACGGGCTCGATATCAGCGCGGGCACCTCAATCCATCACCTCACGCTCAATGCGCTCGACGTGGCGGATTACCGGACGTTTTTCAAACTGAAGCCGCCGCTGCGGGATGAGCAGGACCGTCTTGCCATTGCGGAGGCGGTCAGTTCCGGGCTCATTGATGTGATCTCTTCGATGCACACGCCGCAGGATGAAGAAAGCAAACGCCTGCCCTTTGAGGAGGCGGCCTCAGGGGCGGTGGCGCTTGAAACGCTGTTGCCGGCGGCCATGCGCCTTTATCATGCAGGGCTGATTGATCTGCCCGTGCTCTGGCGCGCGATGTCGCTTAATCCCGCGCGGCGGATGGGTCTGGAAAGCGGGCGTCTGGCCAGGGGTGCACCGGCGGATCTGGTGCTTTTTGACCCCGACGCGCCGTTTCTGATGGACCGCGCCACACTGCGCTCGAAATCGCGCAACACACCCTTTGATGGTGCCCGTATGCAGGGTCGTGTCCTGGGCACATGGGTGGCCGGTGCGCGGGTCTTTGAAAGGGACAGATGA
- the plsY gene encoding glycerol-3-phosphate 1-O-acyltransferase PlsY: MSYEGYVMTMLLWWAGVGYLIGSVPFGILVARVMGLGNLREIGSGNIGATNVLRTGNKPAAALTLLLDGGKGVVAVLLARAYGSGDLYLIAGLAAMIGHCYPVWLRFAGGKGVATFLGIVLAMHFPVGAGCCIAWLAGAFATRISSMGALVAAAAGIPLAWVLDGGKTAFYVALMAAIVFWRHRANIARIRAGTEPKIGQKS, encoded by the coding sequence ATGAGCTATGAGGGATACGTGATGACCATGCTGCTCTGGTGGGCCGGTGTCGGCTATCTGATCGGGTCGGTGCCCTTTGGCATCCTGGTGGCCCGGGTCATGGGGCTTGGCAATCTGCGCGAGATCGGCTCGGGCAATATCGGTGCGACGAATGTGCTGCGCACCGGGAACAAGCCGGCGGCGGCACTCACCCTGCTGCTTGATGGCGGCAAAGGCGTCGTTGCGGTACTGCTGGCACGGGCCTACGGCAGCGGTGATCTCTATCTCATTGCGGGGCTCGCGGCGATGATCGGGCACTGCTATCCGGTCTGGCTGCGCTTTGCGGGGGGAAAAGGCGTGGCGACCTTTCTCGGGATCGTGCTGGCGATGCATTTTCCGGTGGGGGCGGGCTGCTGCATTGCCTGGCTTGCCGGTGCCTTTGCCACGCGCATCTCGTCGATGGGCGCGCTTGTGGCCGCGGCGGCCGGGATCCCGCTGGCCTGGGTGCTGGACGGCGGGAAAACGGCCTTTTACGTGGCTCTGATGGCTGCCATCGTCTTCTGGCGGCACCGGGCGAACATTGCAAGGATCCGCGCAGGAACCGAGCCGAAGATCGGACAGAAATCCTGA
- a CDS encoding ectoine synthase produces the protein MIITDAAELKNTARDAAGPGWTSLRLLVRSDGMGFSMTETHVLPGAVLNLQYKNHIEACYCLSGQGTVTETDSGRVHEIRPGVLYAPDAHERHEVQVTGDVPLHLICVFSPALQGDEVHGPDGSYAAPD, from the coding sequence ATGATCATCACTGACGCTGCAGAGCTGAAAAACACTGCCCGCGATGCCGCCGGTCCGGGCTGGACCAGCCTGCGCCTGCTGGTGCGCTCGGACGGCATGGGGTTTTCGATGACCGAGACGCATGTGCTGCCCGGTGCCGTGCTGAACCTGCAGTATAAAAACCACATCGAGGCCTGTTACTGTCTGAGCGGGCAGGGCACGGTAACCGAGACCGACAGCGGGCGCGTGCATGAGATCCGCCCGGGCGTGCTCTATGCCCCCGACGCGCATGAGCGCCACGAGGTGCAGGTCACGGGCGATGTGCCGCTGCATCTCATCTGTGTGTTCTCGCCGGCGCTTCAGGGGGACGAGGTTCACGGCCCCGACGGCAGCTATGCCGCCCCGGACTGA
- a CDS encoding aldo/keto reductase: MTNVLTSPDGTPASSLAFGTMQFGGRADETASRAMFEAAVAAGVNHFDTAYVYNDGASETLLGSMPGDRRDSLIIATKAAYTGGGTRDNILTSFDVSRRRLGMDMVDLLYMHRFDPDTDLHETMEALAELKEAGKIRYIGVSNYAAWQVVKAISIADKFGITVDILQPMYNLVKRQAEVEILPMCADMGVACAPYSPLGGGLLTGKYVTGDAGRLTEDDRYAARYGPDWMHEAAKGLSAIAEETGTRAATLAVAWAARHPMGPTPIISARSAEQLAPSLDAMAFEMDDALYARLSALSPTPPPATDRLEEQE; this comes from the coding sequence ATGACAAACGTTCTGACCAGCCCCGATGGCACCCCCGCAAGCAGCCTCGCCTTTGGCACCATGCAGTTCGGCGGACGCGCGGATGAGACTGCGTCGCGCGCCATGTTCGAGGCGGCCGTCGCGGCCGGCGTGAACCATTTCGACACGGCCTATGTCTATAACGACGGCGCCTCGGAGACGCTGCTGGGCAGCATGCCCGGCGACCGGCGCGACAGTCTGATCATCGCGACCAAAGCGGCCTATACCGGGGGCGGGACCCGCGACAATATCCTCACGAGTTTCGATGTCTCGCGCAGGCGGCTGGGCATGGATATGGTCGATCTGCTTTATATGCACCGGTTTGATCCGGACACCGATCTGCATGAAACGATGGAGGCGCTGGCGGAACTGAAAGAGGCCGGCAAAATCCGTTATATCGGAGTGTCGAATTACGCCGCATGGCAGGTGGTGAAAGCGATTTCCATTGCGGATAAATTCGGCATCACGGTGGATATCCTGCAACCGATGTACAACCTCGTGAAGCGTCAGGCCGAGGTGGAAATCCTGCCGATGTGCGCGGATATGGGCGTGGCCTGTGCACCCTATTCACCGCTGGGCGGCGGGCTTCTGACCGGGAAATACGTCACCGGTGACGCCGGCCGGCTCACTGAGGACGACCGCTATGCCGCGCGCTATGGCCCGGACTGGATGCATGAGGCGGCAAAGGGTCTGAGTGCCATCGCAGAGGAGACCGGCACCCGGGCGGCGACACTCGCCGTGGCCTGGGCCGCGCGTCATCCCATGGGCCCCACACCGATCATTTCGGCGCGCAGTGCAGAGCAGCTGGCCCCCTCGCTCGATGCGATGGCCTTTGAGATGGATGACGCTCTTTACGCGCGGCTTTCGGCGCTGTCGCCGACACCACCCCCGGCCACTGACCGGCTCGAAGAACAGGAATGA
- a CDS encoding NAD(P)/FAD-dependent oxidoreductase has translation MTDILVIGGGIAGLSAAARLSEDAQVTVLEAEAATGYHASGRSAALIELNYGAESVRALNRAGFDFLRDSFGGCLSPRGLMILAREDEKEAFQSDLTSLGLGQIGVDEARAMVPVLDPQTVAFAGYHDAAHDIDTDRLLQGFARSLREGGGSIMTGARVNDIRFDGGQWQVSTPVGEFSAALLVNAAGAWADEVAVMAGVAPCGIVPYRRSMARVPAPDGHDPRSWPMFFGVGESWYAKPDAGALLVSPADEEPVAPQDAWAEDLTLAEGIARYEEMVTAPVTRMLSSWAGLRSFAPDRTLVLGRDPDQPAFVWCAGQGGYGFQTAPAASQLLADLVAGRASGLDAGVVDALTPGRLR, from the coding sequence ATGACCGACATCCTGGTGATCGGCGGCGGGATCGCCGGTCTTTCGGCGGCTGCACGGTTGTCAGAGGACGCGCAGGTGACGGTGCTGGAGGCTGAAGCCGCGACGGGATATCACGCCTCGGGCCGGTCGGCGGCTCTTATTGAGCTCAATTATGGTGCTGAAAGCGTGCGCGCGCTGAACCGCGCGGGTTTTGACTTTCTGCGCGACAGTTTCGGCGGCTGTCTGAGCCCGCGCGGGCTGATGATCCTCGCCCGGGAAGATGAGAAAGAGGCCTTTCAGAGTGACCTGACCTCTCTTGGTCTCGGGCAGATCGGCGTGGATGAGGCCCGCGCCATGGTGCCGGTGCTGGATCCGCAGACCGTGGCTTTTGCCGGGTATCACGACGCCGCTCATGACATCGATACCGACCGGCTGTTGCAGGGGTTCGCCCGCTCTTTGCGAGAAGGCGGCGGCTCGATCATGACCGGCGCGCGGGTGAACGACATCCGCTTTGACGGCGGTCAGTGGCAGGTCAGCACGCCCGTCGGGGAGTTCAGCGCAGCGCTGCTCGTGAACGCGGCAGGCGCCTGGGCCGATGAAGTGGCTGTCATGGCCGGGGTCGCGCCCTGCGGGATCGTGCCTTACCGCCGGTCGATGGCGCGCGTTCCGGCACCTGACGGGCATGATCCACGGAGCTGGCCCATGTTTTTCGGGGTCGGTGAGAGCTGGTACGCGAAGCCTGATGCGGGCGCGCTGCTGGTCTCTCCCGCCGATGAGGAGCCGGTCGCGCCACAGGATGCCTGGGCGGAGGATCTGACGCTGGCCGAGGGCATCGCGCGCTATGAGGAAATGGTGACAGCGCCGGTCACACGAATGCTGTCGAGCTGGGCCGGGCTGCGCAGTTTTGCACCCGACCGGACACTGGTTCTGGGCCGGGATCCGGATCAGCCGGCCTTTGTGTGGTGCGCGGGACAGGGCGGCTACGGGTTTCAGACAGCACCTGCGGCGTCGCAGCTGCTGGCCGATCTTGTGGCGGGGCGGGCCAGCGGCCTGGACGCGGGTGTTGTGGATGCGCTGACGCCCGGGCGGCTCAGATGA
- a CDS encoding DUF938 domain-containing protein: MTGKLPPNASVASGGDGAKMHAPAAARNAGVLSAFLQAEAPRTGHALEIASGTGQHVAVFADALPGLIWQPSDIDPARRASIDARAQDCAAGTVLPAINLDATRAGWSADHAGQALIVLVNLLHLISGPAAQIVVAEAMAALAPGGRFICYGPFRRDGVLTSAGDARFDADLRAADPAIGYKDDGEITAWLRAAGAAGVTCHEMPANNLAFVATRG; this comes from the coding sequence ATGACCGGGAAGCTTCCGCCAAATGCGAGCGTGGCCAGCGGTGGTGACGGGGCAAAGATGCACGCGCCTGCCGCGGCACGGAATGCCGGTGTGCTGAGCGCTTTTCTGCAGGCCGAGGCCCCACGGACAGGCCATGCGCTGGAGATCGCCAGTGGCACCGGACAGCATGTGGCGGTGTTTGCCGACGCCCTGCCCGGTCTGATCTGGCAGCCGTCGGACATTGATCCCGCGCGCCGTGCCAGCATTGACGCCCGGGCGCAGGACTGCGCGGCCGGTACGGTCCTGCCTGCGATAAATCTCGATGCGACGCGGGCGGGCTGGTCAGCGGATCATGCAGGCCAGGCGCTGATTGTGCTGGTCAATCTTTTGCATCTGATTTCGGGCCCCGCAGCGCAGATTGTCGTGGCGGAGGCAATGGCGGCGCTGGCCCCCGGCGGGCGGTTCATCTGCTATGGTCCCTTTCGCCGGGACGGGGTGCTGACCAGCGCGGGTGACGCGCGGTTCGACGCCGATCTGCGCGCCGCTGACCCTGCGATCGGGTATAAGGATGACGGTGAGATCACCGCATGGCTGCGGGCTGCGGGAGCAGCAGGCGTGACCTGTCACGAGATGCCGGCCAACAACCTGGCTTTCGTTGCGACGCGCGGATGA